A genomic region of Gossypium hirsutum isolate 1008001.06 chromosome D01, Gossypium_hirsutum_v2.1, whole genome shotgun sequence contains the following coding sequences:
- the LOC107922394 gene encoding uncharacterized protein: protein MSPIKTSFISLVIIVTMGVAVAVAGKTHVIDFRWPNLYPEGMAWDPLAQHFIVGSLNHRTIHSVSDAGVVETLISDPTLPENVTVLGLTVDFTKNRLLACLHSVSPLPPFNALVAYDLRTRRRLFLSLLPSDPDSLIASIGRGRDVANDVAVDFKGNAYVTNSVGNFIWKVNEEGEAWIFSRSPAFSRYPSVMGENEPFNDCGLNGIAYVSKGYLLVVQSNTGKMFKVDEENGKARTVLLNQDLVMPDGIAIRRDGVVLVVSTQKLWFLKSDDSWGEGVVYDKTALEEEGFATSVVVGEEGRAYVLYGHVMEGINGKEREGFKIVEVRSERESGEEHVWIYVLLGLGLAYFLIWRFQMKQLVNNMDKKIN, encoded by the coding sequence aTGTCTCCAATAAAAACTAGCTTTATATCCTTAGTTATCATCGTTACCATGGGCGTTGCCGTTGCCGTCGCCGGGAAGACGCATGTCATCGATTTCCGATGGCCTAACCTCTACCCAGAAGGCATGGCCTGGGACCCATTAGCCCAGCACTTCATCGTCGGTTCCCTAAACCACCGTACAATCCACTCCGTTTCCGACGCAGGCGTTGTCGAAACTCTGATCTCCGACCCCACCCTCCCTGAAAACGTTACTGTTTTAGGTCTGACGGTAGATTTCACTAAAAACCGCCTTCTCGCTTGCCTCCACTCTGTTTCCCCTCTCCCTCCATTCAACGCCCTCGTCGCCTACGACCTCCGCACCCGCCGCCGCCTCTTTCTCTCCCTCCTCCCCTCCGACCCCGATTCCCTCATCGCCTCAATCGGCCGCGGGCGTGACGTTGCGAACGACGTTGCCGTCGACTTCAAGGGAAACGCTTACGTCACCAACTCGGTCGGAAACTTCATCTGGAAAGTCAACGAAGAGGGAGAGGCGTGGATCTTCTCGAGATCTCCAGCCTTTAGCCGTTACCCATCGGTTATGGGCGAAAACGAACCCTTCAACGATTGCGGCCTCAACGGAATCGCTTACGTCAGCAAGGGGTATTTACTGGTGGTGCAAAGCAATACCGGCAAGATGTTTAAGGTGGATGAGGAGAATGGGAAAGCGAGGACAGTTTTGCTGAACCAGGATTTGGTTATGCCAGATGGGATTGCGATCAGGAGAGACGGCGTCGTTTTAGTGGTGTCAACGCAAAAGCTTTGGTTTTTGAAGAGCGACGATAGTTGGGGAGAAGGGGTGGTGTATGACAAAACTGCCCTTGAGGAGGAAGGGTTCGCAACCTCAGTTGTAGTGGGTGAGGAAGGGAGGGCGTATGTGTTATATGGGCATGTGATGGAGGGTATAAATGGGAAAGAGAGGGAGGGGTTTAAGATAGTGGAGGTGAGGTCGGAGAGAGAAAGCGGGGAGGAACATGTTTGGATTTATGTGCTGCTAGGGCTAGGTTTGGCTTATTTTTTGATTTGGAGGTTCCAAATGAAACAGCTTGTCAACAACATGGACAAAAAAATCAATTAG